A window of the Henckelia pumila isolate YLH828 chromosome 3, ASM3356847v2, whole genome shotgun sequence genome harbors these coding sequences:
- the LOC140890498 gene encoding receptor kinase-like protein Xa21, whose translation MIDVACALEYLHHGYSILIVHCDLKPSNVLLDEDMVACLSDFGVSKLLNDGVNTMLTRTLATLGYIAPEYGSEGLVSVRCDVYSYGIMLMEVFTRTKPNDTKFTEDLNPRRWVNDSVPNGIIHVIDSELLSPDERYFDEKMEFLVSIMEIALECSIENPNERIISMKSVVVALKKIM comes from the exons ATGATAGATGTCGCATGTGCATTAGAATACCTACACCATGGTTACTCAATACTTATAGTTCACTGTGATTTAAAGCCAAGCAATGTGCTATTAGATGAAGATATGGTTGCCTGTTTGAGCGATTTTGGAGTCTCTAAGCTTTTAAATGATGGAGTTAACACTATGCTCACAAGGACTCTTGCCACATTAGGCTACATTGCTCCAG AATACGGTTCAGAAGGATTGGTGTCTGTGAGATGTGATGTCTATAGCTATGGCATAATGTTGATGGAAGTTTTTACAAGAACTAAGCCGAACGATACAAAATTTACAGAGGACTTAAACCCGAGGAGGTGGGTGAATGATTCTGTGCCTAATGGAATTATCCATGTTATAGATTCGGAACTGTTGAGTccagatgaaagatatttcgaCGAAAAGATGGAATTTTTGGTGTCAATAATGGAAATAGCTTTAGAATGTTCCATAGAGAATCCTAATGAAAGGATAATTAGCATGAAATCTGTTGTTGTAGCATTGAAGAAGATAATGTGA
- the LOC140888327 gene encoding uncharacterized protein produces the protein MRMYIQSIESRAWQRVLDGWTPPMRDDDVPGPKTRSQWTADENTAAIYNDNALNDMFTSVDMNMSNLIGTCTCARDAWEKLQTHCEGSASVKKTRMRLITSKFEKMRMEES, from the coding sequence atgagAATGTACATTCAATCCATTGAGTCCAGGGCTTGGCAACGTGTTCTTGACGGCTGGACACCACCTATGAGAGATGATGATGTACCAGGACCAAAGACAAGATCACAATGGACAGCCGATGAGAATACTGCGGCTATTTATAATGATAATGCTCTTAATGATATGTTCACTTCAGTTGATATGAACATGTCTAATCTAATTGGTACTTGTACTTGTGCTAGGGATGCTTGGGAGAAACTGCAAACCCACTGTGAAGGCTCGGCAAGTGTTAAGAAAACAAGGATGCGTctcataacttcaaaatttgagaaaatgagAATGGAGGAATCATAG